Genomic DNA from Thermotoga petrophila RKU-1:
GTTCTCCCTCCTCCCTGAAGCTGAAATATCCTCGTCTCGATACAATGACGTGATCCACAAGACTCACCCCAAGGATTTCTCCCGCTTGTTTCAATCTTTCCGTGATCAAACGATCTTCTTTGCTGGGAGTGGGATCACCAGAAGGATGGTTGTGAACGACGATCACTCCAGATGCATTAGCCCTGATAGCCGTCCGAAACACGTCCCGCGGATGTATCAAACTCCTGTCAGAAGTTCCAACAGTGAGTGTGTTTTCTCCTATAACGTTGAGCTTCGTATCGAGACAGATCACCTTCACAATTTCCCTCTCAAGATACACCATTTCCTGGCAGTACCTGTAAACTTTCACGGAAGAGTCCAGCTTCTCCGGTATCCTTTCCAGTTCTCTGTGAAGTCTTTTTCCAAGCTCCAGAGCAGCTTTCAAGGTGATGGCCTTGACCATACCGACCCCTTCGACCGAAGCTATCTCTTCGAGACCTGCGTTCGAGAGTTTTATCAACGAGCCGTCAAACCTTTCAAGAAGATCCTTTGAAAGTTCGAGAACGTGCTTCCCCTTCTTTCCGGTTCTCAGCACGATGGCGACGAGTTCTTCAACCGAAAGCGACTCTGGCCCCGCCTTTATCATCCTCTCTCTTGGAAGCAAACTTCCACCATCCCTTTTCATAGAGGTACTGCCAGACCATTCCAAGAGGAAATCCCACCACAGTAAAGAAATCTCCTTCTATTTTTTCAACGAAGACGGCCGCGAAATCCTGTATCCCATAAGCCCCCGCTTTGTCGAGAGGTCTGTATTTCTCAACGTAGTAATCGATCACACTCTCTGGAAGTTCTCTGAACCTGACCTTCGTTGAAGAAACGATCACGTCTTTTGTTTCACTGGAGACGAACGCCACCCCCGTGTAAACCACGTGCCATTCTCCAGAAAGCTTCTTCAGCATACCTTTCGCTTCTTCCAGAGACTCCGGCTTTCCCAGTATGTTACCATCCAAAACCACCACCGTATCGGATCCAATGACGAGTATTTCCTCTTCCTTCCTCTTTTTGAACACCCACTCCGCTTTTCTCAACGAGAGTTCTCTAACGGTCTCTTCGGGACTTTCAAGAAATTCCTCTTCAACATCAGGCTTTTCAACTTCGAACTCTATCCCCAGTAATTCCATCAGTTGCCTTCTTCTGGGCGAAGAAGAAGCGAGAATAATTCTCAAACACTATCCCTCCCATCTTGCTTGCCAGGAAGGCGTTGACTGTTCCCGAGACAAGACCGAGTATCACCATCAAAGGAAAGAGCAAGAAGGTTTTCGTACTTCCAACCAGAAAAGATATGACGATGAGCTGAACAAGGTTGTTCACAAAAGATCCCATTGCACTCAAACTCAAGTAACCAAAATCGAACCGGGCCAGAAACGATTCCACCAGGGAAGCGGAAACGGCACCGAAGAATCCGGTTAGAAAAGATGGAGAAAGAAACCTGCCGGAAAAGAGAGCACCCAAAATGCTCTTTGCAGATGCGACGATCAGAGCATCTCCAAAACCAATTTCCGAAGCTATCATGAGGACTACCGAGTTGGAGAATCCCCATCTTCCAAACGGCACCGGAAAAGGAAGTAGATTTTCCAGGACATAAAAAGTAGAAGAAAGAGCCGTCAAAACAGAAAGAAATGTGATCCTCCTCACCAGGTCACGGTATCGTAATCTGTCTTTTCTTCGAAGAATATTATCACCTCGTTTGGCACACAGATGATGGTCCCTCCTGGACCAACCCATCCCGTTTTCACACACAGTTTCAAAGGACAGGTTGACTCAACGACTCTGACCCTGTTCCCATGGAATTCCACCTTCATGAGGAATCTTCCGTTCTCTGTTATGTCGTACGTTCCTGGTTTCGACAGAATCTTTCTGAAATCTTTCCCTTGAACCACAACTTTACTTCCTTTCTTCTCCGAAACGAGTATTGAAAAGATGAGGACAACGAAGATCAAAATGATCAGCACCACGTCTTTTTTTCTGAAGAAGCTCCTCACCTTTTTCACTCTCTTTCGAACAGCTTGAAGGTCTCAGACTTTTCGATCGTTCCTCCTTCAAGAACTATCAGCGGATGAGCTCCCATATTTGGAAAATCGAGCACCACCTTCCTCCAGTCTTTTCCGGCCATCACAAAGCCCGCTGTGGAGAGTGCGTCGGCTGTGGTGGCATCTTCGGCTACGATCGTTACGCTCCACACACCACGAGCAGGATACCCCGTTGAAGGATCGAGAATATGATGATACCTGACACCGTCCACAACGAAATATCTTTCGTAATCACCGGAAGTCGCAACCGCTCCGGATTTCAGATAGATGTAATCTATCACGTTGTCTTCCCTGGGATCTTTTACTCCTATCACCCACGGATACTTTCCAAATTTTGGCCCGATGATACGAATATCCCCACCTGCTTCGACAAACCCCGTTGCGTTCTCGTCAAAAGAGAGTGCTATCTGCCTAGTTCTGTCAAGGGCGTACCCTTTCGCTATACCACCAAGATCGATCTTCACACCGTTTTTAACCATCACTCTCATGTTCTTATCGTCGAAGAGAACGTTTTTATATCCGATATGCTTCAGAGCTTCTTCGATCTCTTCTCGAGAAGGTACCCTGAGATTTTCGTAGTTTCCGGTAAACCCCCAGAGTTCGAGAAGCCTTCCTACTGTCGGATCAAACGCTCCATCTGTGAGCTCTGCGAACGCGCAGGCCGCTTTGATCAAACTGTAAGTCTCTTCGTCCACCTCGACCCATTCGTTGGGATGATCGTTTATCTTTTTCACAACACTTCTTTCATCCGTGAAAGAAAACTTGTAGGTAATCCTCTTCATGTCTTCCAGAATGGCTTCTGCGATCGTTCTGGGATTTATCTTCTGAGAGGAAACGACTATCCTCACACTCGTTCCGAGAGCGAAATCTCTGAGCTCATAATACTGATCTTTCGTTCGGATGAGGAGTAAAGCCAAGAGAATCGCAAGAGAACCTAGAAGAAGTGAAGAAAAGATGATGACGTTTCTTCTGGTTACCCGATGATCGTTGCTATCTGACGGCCACATTTTGTGCACTTCCCTTCTTCATCCAGTCCCACTTTTTCCACTTCATATCCCTGTCTTCTGATCACAAGATTTCCGCAATCCGGGCAGAAAGTGCTCTCGTATCTTTCGTCCCACACGTTACCGAGGTAGACGAAATTTAAATACTCTCTGGCCATCTCGTATATCTCGATGAGCTCTTCTATCGGCGTTGGAGGTATGGTGTACTTGTAATTTGGAAAGTAGCGGCTTATATGAAGAGGGATGTCTTTGTCCAGATCAGCGATCCACTCGAATTCTCTCCTCAGGTCTTCTTTGTCGTCGTTCTTTCCCGGAATTATCAGCGTGGTGAGCTCAACGTGAATTCCTGCGTTGTAAACCTTCTCTATGTTTCTGAGGACCACGTCCAAATCTCCCCCGATCTCCCTGTAGAAATCTCTGTTGAATCCCTTGAGATCTATGTTCATCGCATGCACGGACTGAAAGAGGAGTTCCAGAGGTTCTTCGTTTATAAAACCGTTGGTCACAAGAACGCAGTACATACCTTCTCTCACAGCCACACGAGACGTGTCGAGAACGAACTCGTACCAGACAAGAGGCTCGTTGTATGTGAAAGCGATTCCTTTTGAGTTTCTGTTCATCTGGGCTATCTTGACAAGCTGTTCTGGAGTGACTCTTTTGGTTTCTGGCTTTGCTTGCGAAATCTCCCAGTTCTGACAGAAACCGCACTTGAAATTACAGCCGAAAGTTCCCACAGAGAATATCTGCTCACCAGGATTGAAGTGGAAAAGCGGTTTCTTTTCTATGGGATCCATAGCGATTGCTGTTACTTCACCGTAGTTCAGACTCACCAGAGAGCCGTTTTTGTTCTTTCTCACACCGCACAACCCAATTTGTCCGTTATCGAGCACACATTCATGCGGACACAGAAGGCACTTAACTTTTCCATTCTCAAGAATTTCAAAGTGCAAAGCCATCCTTTCCATGTCCCATCCTCCTCATTTGTAGCGTTCAACTGTGAACCTGTAAATCTCCACATCGTCGTCCCACTCAGGGATTCCGGCTTTCAGCTTCGCTATTCTGAGCTGTTCTTCGACCGTATCCACACCTTCTATGTCAGGAAGAAGGAGCCCTCTCCTCCAGCCCTTAACTACTATCACACCGTATTTTTTCGGGTCGAGCTCGGAGATATCCCTCACCGGTTCAGGAGGACTGAGAATGTCCACGTGCACAACGATATCGTCGAGTTCATCGGGCGAGACCGGAGGAAACCTTGGGTCCTGAGTGGCAGCCGCGATGGCGTTATCTCTTATCTCAAGAGCGAGATTCGGCTTTGTGGGAAGATAGGTTCCTATACAGCCCCTCAGAGAACCGTCCGTTTTGTGAAGAGTCACAAAAGCCCCTGCTCTTCTTTTGAAGAGCTCTTCAGGAACACTTTCATCGGGTTCGATCACTTTTCCATATCTCACGTAATTCTCTATGACCCTTATTGCCCATTTCACGTAAGGATGCTCGCCTATCATGTTCCCACCACCTGTAACAATTATAGCACCTGTTGTATCATAGAATTTGAGAGATCGAGAAAGGAGAGGATAGAACGTGAAAGCAGGTGGTCAAGCGGTAATAGAAGGAGTGCTTATGATCGCAAGAAAGGTTTCCCTTGCCGTCAGAAAGCCAAATGGAAATATCGAAGTCAGGGAACTCGGGAAAGTAAAGTTTCCAGGTTGGGCGAAGATACCTTTCTTGAGAGGTTTTTATTCGCTTTTTGTTTCTCTCTACTTTGGAATAAAAGCCCTCAATCTTTCCTCCGAAATCTCTTCCGGTGAAAAACTGAAGGAAAGCGAGAAATTCTTTTCTCTCATCACAGCCGTTGGACTTGCCGTTGGTCTTTTTGTGATAGTACCTATTTTTCTGACCAATTTCCTGGTGACGAAAAAAGGAGAGTTTCTCTATTCTCTTGTTGAAGGATTCATAAGGGTTGGACTCTTTCTCCTCTACGTCTGGATCATCTCACTGTTCAAAGATGTAAAACGCGTGTTTCAGTACCACGGTGCGGAACATATGACAATTCACGCTTACGAACATGGAGAGGAACTCACACCGGAAAATGTGAGAAAATATTCGACGATACATCCAAGATGCGGGACCAACTTTTTGATGATCTTTTTAATAGTGGCCATCCTTCTTCTCAGTCTGGTCGGTGTCGTTGTGGAGATGAACACCTGGACGAGGATCGTTTCAAGGCTCGTTCTTCTTCCCTTCGCAGCGGGGATTTCTTACGAACTCCTGAAAGTCATAGCCTTCTTCAATGGAAAGGGACTGGTGAAGCTTCTCTATCTTCCAGGGTACCTTCTTCAATACCTGACCACGGCAAAACCAGATGACTCACAGCTTGAGGTTGCCATCACCGCGCTGAAGTACGCAGTAGGTGAAGAGAAGGACACAACAGAGGACAACGTAAAGGAGGATGAGGTAGAACTTCTGGGATAGTCCAAGAAGATTGAACATCAGTGAAAAGGAAACGAGGATCAAAAGTGTTTTCCATTTTCCTATCTTTCTGGAAAACACGTGGTGAGTATGTTTCTCATCCGGAGAGAACGGGTTTTTCTTTACAACCAATCTTCTCACAAAACTGAACACGATCTCGTAGAACGGAAATCCAAGGAAAAGCGTGGCGTATCCGAGATCTCCCTCGAAGAAAACCACCGATGCCGTGGAGAGGTAAGCTCCAAGAAGAAACGAACCACTGTTCCCCAGAAAAACCTTTGCGTCTGGGAGGTTCCATGGAAGAAAACCGATTATCGAAAACGCAAGAGACCTTTCTCCAATCATGAGCGAAGAAAATAGAGATATTCCGCTCAAAAGGCCGTCCAATCCATCGACTACGTTGAACGCGTTAACCATACCGACAAACCAGATCACGAAAAAGACAGGATGTATCCTCGCTCCAAAGATACTGACCTCTATGGTCACAGCGGTAGAGAACCAGACAGCAACCAGAGTGGTCACAGCGAGTTTGATTTTGTAGGAGAGGTCGAAAAGATCATCCAGAAGTCCAAGAAGAAACAGGGGAATCGAAAAGAGAAAAAAGGGATTGTCTCTTTCGAAGATGAGAAGCGTCAGGAATATGGAAACACCACCGACCGGCGGAACCGCTCTCCCGTGGGATTTTCTGGAGTCGGGATGATCGAGAAATCCCGTCTTCTTCGCAAAAACAGACAGCACCGAAGTCAGGAAGAAACTAATTATCGCTTCCCACATTTATTTGTGCCTCCGGGACTAATTTTTTCATTTCGGTGAGAAGTCCTTTTACGTCGCTGTTTTCGAAGGCTTCTTTCATTCTGTTGATTGCCTGTTCTACGCTCTCTTTCCCTGGAAGAACGGATGTCTTCACTCTGAAGATTTTCGAGTGTGGAGTCAACTCTTTCATCTCGTAAGGGTAGAGCAACTCTTCGTACATCTTCTCCCCCGGCCTGATTCCGGTGAAAACTATCTTTATGTCCTGGTAAGGGGTGTACCCAGAGAGCATGATCATGGTTTCCACAAGCTTCAGGATGGGTATCTGCTCTCCCATGTCGAGAATGAAGAGGTCCTTTCCGGAAGAGAAGAGAAGGGACTGGAGAATGAGGGAGACGGCCTCAGGTATGGACATGAAGTAGCGCTTCATTCGTGGATCCGTCACCGTTACAGGCCCACCTTTTTCTATCTGACGGCGAAATTTTTCCACTACGCTTCCCCTGCTTCCAAGAACGTTTCCAAACCTCACGATCGAGAAATTCGTGCTGTTTTTTTCTCTCGAAAGGATGTAGAGTTCCGCTATCCTCTTGGTGAGGCCCATCACAGAAGTGGGATTCACCGCTTTGTCTGTCGAGATGAAAACAAAATACTTAACACCGAGCCTTTCGGAGAGTTCCACGAGATTCATCGTTCCCAGAACGTTCACTCTGAAAGCCTCAAGCGGATTTTCCTCCATCAAAGGAACGTGCTTGTGTGCTGCCACGTGGAAGATCACGTCCGGCCTCAGCTGGGTCAACCAGTGTTCCATTATCTTTCTGTCGGCAACATCCGCTATGATCCTTTTTTTCTTCACCTCCGGAAAGTGTTCGGTGAGAAACTCGTTTATGAGATATATACTGTTTTCTCCGTGGCCCAGAAGAAAGATCTCCGCTGGATTCATCCTGGCTATTTGCTTGCAAAGCTCAGAACCGATACTGCCTCCTGCTCCGGTCACAAGAATTTTCTTCCCTTTCAAGAATTTTCCTATTTCATGAAAATCCACCTTCACTTCTTCGCGACCCAGAAGATCTTCTATGGATATTTCCTTCAGATGGGAGATCCTGACACGTCCTTCTATCAGCTCTCTCACACTGGGGAGGGTCTTTACTCTGACCTTTTTCAAATCGATGCTTTTGAGAATTCGTTCCATCTCAGCTCTGGAAGCTGAAGGTATAGCTATCACGATTTCGTCCACGTTCATTTTCTCCACGAATTCCATTGTTTTCTCTATTGGTCCAAAAACCGGAACTCCCCTCACCTTTCGACCGATCTTTCTGGGAGAATCGTCCACGAAGGCCACTATTTTTCCTAAATGGGGGTGTTTCTCAAATTCTTCGAGAATAGAGACTCCCGCATCTCCTGCCCCTATGACCAGTATTCTCTTCTCCCCTGAGGTTTTTCTTAGCCTGTTCACAGTCAGCCACTGCCATGTGATCCTGCTCAGCACAAGAAGGGCCATCGAACCAAGAAAGGTGGCAAACCCCACGGATCTGGGAAGAACTATTCCCCTGTAAACATAAAAAAACGCAAGGTTGGAAAGATAAGAGATAACGCTTCCTCTTATGAGAATGAGAAAGTCTCTGGCATTAGCGTATTCCCACACGATGGAATAGTTTCCGTTCAGAATGTAGACAACAGCCGAGACAGCGGTGTATACGATCACGGATTCGTCATAACGGCTCATTTCCTGAAAGTCAAAACCAAACCTCGAAAAGAGCGCCACTACACCCGCAAAGTACGTCAGAGCCACGTCGATTACAAAAAGGAGTGCCTTTCTTACCATCTTGTGATCACCCTTCTCCCATCCTCCGGTATAACTCCGTACTTGAAGAGTACCTCACGCACATCCTCGGTTACGTACACCCTCACGATCTGAATCATGTTGCTCACCATCAACCTGTATGCAGGGTATTTCTTCACGTACTCGTCCACTGTGAGAATCTCATCATGTTTGGGGTCGTAAAGGAAGACGTTGTTCTGGAGAAATTCATCGGGATGAAAGATGGTGAGTTTGTACGGTGTGTCGATCCTGAAGAATCTCTCTCCGTAATCACGAATCTCTTCGAGAATGCTTTTGTCTGAATCCTCTACGTTAACACTGGACAGCACACGGTCGATATTTTCGACGATCTTATCGATCAGGTTTCTGGCTGCAGACAGGCTGAGTTCAGATGGATCAAACCCTTCAGCGGAGAAAGGACGCTCAACCACCATCTTCCACAGATCGCGATTTTTGAACCGCTCCACGAGTTTCTTCGTTTCACTGTCCCCCTTCAGTTCGAGTTCTCTGAGAATGGAATAATCCGTCAATTCGAGGAATTCGTCGAGATCTTTCAAGCGCTCTTCCAAATCGAGAATCTCACAGGCCTTTGAGAGTATCTCCTGAATCATGAGATCGGCAGCACGGGACGTTTTGTGGAAATACACATTTTTGTACATCATGAATCGGCTGAACAGTATCGAATATATGTTGTCAACCACCTTCACGTGGTAACAGAGTATCTCTTTTCCATCTACCTCTTTGACAAGGGAATTCCTCAGCACCCTGTCCACGTTCATCGGAGCAAAATGCCCCACTCCGCTGTAGTAAGAGTCCCTCAGCAGAAAATCGAGCCTGTCGGCTCCCAGCGGTCCCTGGATGATGTTGAAATCCACACTCCCCGTTTCCTCTCCTCTGTATACCTCAACTACCCTTTTTGCTATCTCCTGAAAGGCGTCTTCCAGGGAAACCTCTCCCACCGATTCTCTTATATCTTCGATTACTGCTTGTTTCAATCTTTCGTTGTATGAGTTGAAAACCCTCATCATCTCTTCAGGAAGCTTTTCCGTTATGAGTTTGTTTCTGAACTCATCGTGACCATCCTCGTAACCGTATCTTTTGAAAACCACATCGTCGAACTGGTGACTGAACGGACCGTGTCCAACGTCGTGCAGCAAAGCGGCAAGACGCACTATCCTTATTCGATCGCTTTCTTTGAAAAGATTCCTCGCGTACAATCCGGCAACGTGCATGGTTCCCAATGAGTGTGCAAAGCGTGTGTGAGTCGCGCCGGGATACACGACGGTCGCCCCTGCCAACTGCGAAAGAAAGCGAAGCCTCTGAACCACTTTCGTGTCGGTGGCTAGTATTTCCAGTGGATAGAGATATATTTCCGAATGCACAGGATCCCTTGAAACCTTTTTAAACACGCTATCACCACCCTTCTGTTAAATTGTATCACTCGGAAATATGGTAAAATTACTAAAAAAGAAAAGGAGAAGCGGAGGATGAAAAAGTGGGAACTTTCACAGCCTGATGAGAAGGCTGTGTCAGAGATTTCTCAGTATTTTGGTCTCAATGAAATTGCATCGAGAATACTCGTGAACAGAGGCTTCACCACCAGAGAAGCGGTAGAGGCTTTCCTGTTCATCAATGAATCCCACCAGCACAATCCCTTTCTCTTCAACGATATGGAAAAAGCGGTTGAAACCCTGCTTGAAGCCCGGTCCAGGAACGAGCTCGTTCTGATTCACGGAGACTACGATGTGGATGGGATAACTTCCACCGTTATATTGAAGGAATTTCTCGAAGAGAACGGCTGGCGCGTTGATGTTTATATTCCACACCGTATCGAAGAGGGATACGGTATTCAGCTGGAAAACATCTTGACTTTTAAAGAGAACAACGTTTCCTGTCTTGTAACGGTTGACTGCGGAATAACCGCACTGGATTCGGTCGCTCTTGCGAAAAAATTCGGAATGAAAGTGATCATCACAGACCACCACGAGGTGAACGGTGACCTCCCCCCCGCCGATGCCATTGTGAACCCGAAAGTACCTGGAGAGAACTACCCATTCAGAGATCTTGCGGGTGTCGGTGTAACCTACAAACTCGTCCAGGCCATTTCTGAGGCGATCAATTATCCCCATCCCGAGAGATTTTTGGAGCTGGTAGCTCTTGGAACGGTCGCTGATATGGTCTCCCTCCTTGACGAAAACAGATACTTCGTGAAAAAAGGAATAGAACTGCTTTCAAACACAAAACGCGTGGGCTTAAAGAGGCTTCTGGAAAGACTTGGCCTGAAGAACCTCACATCGCACGATATCAGTTACAAAATAGCTCCCCGTCTCAACGCCGCTGGCCGTATGGGCAGTGCCAACGACGCCTTCAATTTACTGATAATGAACGATCCAGCGAAAGCGGACGGTGTTGTGGATAGGTTGATGGAGCTGAACAGCATCAGAAGGAAAACAGAATGGGCGATATACAAAGAAGCAATTGAAATAATCGAGACAAACGATCTGTGGAAAGATCCCGTCATAGTCGTTGCAAAAGAAAACTGGCACGTGGGAGTCATCGGCATAGTCGCTGCCAAACTGGCAAATCGTTATGAAAAACCCGTTGCAGTCGTCTCTCTGGACGAGAAGATAGCGAAAGGTTCCATAAGGAGCTACAACGGTTATGACATAATGAACATTTTCAACGAAGATATTCTCAAAATATTCGAGGAGATAGGTGGCCATTCTTCAGCGGTTGGTTTCTCCTTGAAAAGAGACCAACTGGAATCGTTCAGGGAATACATCAGAAACATTTCTCTGGAGGGACGAGAAGAGAAGGTGATCGTTGATGCTGAAGTCAGAATGGAAGATATTGATGATCGCTTCATTGAAGATATAAAAAAACTCATGCCCTTCGGTCAGGGAAATCCGGAACCTGTTCTTCTCTTCAAAGACGTACTGATAGAAAAGATTCATTTCTTTGGAGAAGACGGTAGCAACGTGTTCCTTCACCTGAAAAACGGCGAAAAGAACCTGGAAGTTGTGGGATACAATTTCAAGAACCTCTCGAGTTCTCTCTCTACATTACCAGTAACTCCCACCAGAGGAGACGTTGTGGTGAATCTACGTCCCATGGGAAATGGAATTTCTTACTATCTTGTCTCGCTGGATGTAAAGCCTATTCTTTCTGTAAAAAACAGAGAAGTGAGTCATATACTGAGTAGACCTAAAGAAGAAAAAACACTGATAAAAGTACCTTACCCATCAAAAACAAAGCTTCTGCTGTCCATAAAGGAAGAGCTTCAGGGAAAACTGGCGATCGTTTCTTTAACGAACGCCACGACTCAAAACATTCTGGGGTGCCTTTCGAGGTACTACACCTCCAAAAACTTGGGATTTGTAAATTCTACCTTTTCCAAGGAAGAAGAAAGCGATATTGTCCTCTTCACCCTTGCAGGTTTTCTGAAGAAACACCGTCTGGATGATTTTGAAGTATTTGTGGTGAACGAGTTCCAAGATTTTCTGGCGCATCGCGACAGCGAACTGGTCAAAAACTTCCTGGACATAGTCGACAAACACCCAGGAAAATTCATCTTCGTTGCCTCGATAGAACACCCAGAGCTGGAAGAGTTTCTGAAAAAGGAAAAATACGATGTCGTTGAGCTGAGAACCGACGAACCGGAGAAATTTCTGTTCTCCGATCAGAGAAATTCTTTCGACTTAGGTTCTCTTGTGGACGCTCACAGTTTCGCGGTGGTTGTTTCTGAGAAAAAACTCATACCAGATCTTTATCGGAAGATTGGCAAAGATGCGGTCGTTTACTACACAAGCATGGATGTGGAAAAGAAAATAAAGGCAATCAGCTTGATGGAGAGCGGTTCTGCTCGAAAAGCGATCATCACAAGCAACACCGATGGGCTTCCGACCCACATAAAAGGCGATATCTTCTTTTACGACTTCCCACTCAGCATTTACGAAATAGTGGATCTTTTGAGAAGAAAATCGGTGGTTAACCTCTGCTACTCTTCCTCCGACATTGAAAAGCGTCGATACGAGCTCAACAAGCTGTTTCCGGATCGTGAAAAGCTAAAAGAAATAGCGATCACAGCGATGAATCTGAAAGACAAAGAAAAACTGGAGAAGATTTTGGAGAGCGAGTACGATCTGAGCAGTGCCACTTTGAGAAAGATTTATTTGGACCTTCTGGAAGAATCCGGGTTCAACTTCGATAGATGGAGTTTTTCGGAAGATGAAAGGATACCTTGGAGATTGCTTGAGAGAGAGCTCGAAATAGCCCAGTTCGAAAGGACGGTTTCCGTTCTTTCAAAGGATCTGAAGTGGATATTCAACTTTTTCAAGGATACGGTGGTAAAGTGATAGTCGCTGTGGATTACGGAGAAAGGAAATGTGGAGTCGCATTCGGAGAAATTCTCCCTCAAAAAAGTCTTGTTATACCCACAAAGAACCTGAAGGAATTCATCAGAAAGCTGAAACCTGATAAAATAATCTTTGGATTACCTCTTTCGATGAGTGGAAAATACACTCAGCAGACGTTCAAAACAATCGCAGTTGCCTTCAAATTTTCAAAAGAGTACGAGACATATCTCTGTGACGAAAGACTCACCACGAAAATAGGAGAAAGGATCTCGAAAAAAGATGACGCCGTGAGCGCTGCTCTGATTTTTCAGTCTTTCTTCGAGAATTCCTCGGTATGTGAAAAAGTCACAGATCCAAGAAAAAAAGTCGATCTGACTCTGGAAAAAGTCACTGGAGAAGTTCTCCTGTACGAGTTCCCGGATCCTTCTTTGAACATCGAAGCAAGAGAAGTTGATGTGGTCACGAAAAATCCGGTTCTTGCTTATTTCTACAGTAAAAATGGATACTTCGTTGAAAGAGAACTTCGGGAAAAGAAGTACGACCTGATCATTTCTGGAAAAAACTGCGAAGAGTTGAATAAATACCTGAAAGAAAACGGTAGACTGGTGTGCCTGTAGCTCAACGGATAGAGCGCTGGACTCCGGATCCAGAGGTTGCGGGTTCGAGTCCCGCCAGGCACACCAGATTTTTTTAATTTCTAGGAAAAGTACATTTTGAAGAAGAAATATCATGACGAGGAGGTTTTAAAATGCCAAGAGGTGACATCGGAATAGATCTTGGAACAGCATCCATAATCGTTTACAAGAGAGGAGAAGGAATTGTTCTGCACGAACCTTCTGTCGTTGCGATCTCAGAAAAAACCGGGGAAATCGTCGCCATAGGAGAAGAAGCGAAGAAGATGCTCGGTAAAACTCCAGAAGGCCTCAAAGCGATAAGACCCATGAAAGACGGTGTGATAGCGGACTACAGAATGATCGAAGCGATAATAAGAAACTTTCTGAAGAAAATCATAGGAAGGTTCAGCTTCGTGAAACCTTCTCTCATCATAGGTGTTCCCACGAAAATAACAGAGGTAGAAAAGAGAGCGGTGTTCGAAGCCGGTTTGAACGCTGGTGCCAGAAGGGTTCACATCGTTTCCGAGCCGATCGCAGCTGCGATAGGTGCCGGAATAGATGTGATGGCTTCAGAGGGAAACATGGTGGTGGATATCGGAGGAGGAACCACGGATATAGCGGTCATCAGTCTCGGCGGCACGGTGGTGGGAGAGTCCGTGAGAATGGCTGGAGACGCGATGGACGAAGCCATCGTGAAGTTCATAAGGAAAAAATACGGTCTCATTATCGGAGAATCCACCGCTGAAGAGATCAAGAAAAGAATAGGAAAAACACATCCCGCTTTCGAAAACTACGAAATAGAAATAAAGGGAAGAGATGTGGTGACGGGTCTTCCGAGAACAGACCGCGTGAGCTCGGAAGACGTGA
This window encodes:
- the recJ gene encoding single-stranded-DNA-specific exonuclease RecJ, with the protein product MKKWELSQPDEKAVSEISQYFGLNEIASRILVNRGFTTREAVEAFLFINESHQHNPFLFNDMEKAVETLLEARSRNELVLIHGDYDVDGITSTVILKEFLEENGWRVDVYIPHRIEEGYGIQLENILTFKENNVSCLVTVDCGITALDSVALAKKFGMKVIITDHHEVNGDLPPADAIVNPKVPGENYPFRDLAGVGVTYKLVQAISEAINYPHPERFLELVALGTVADMVSLLDENRYFVKKGIELLSNTKRVGLKRLLERLGLKNLTSHDISYKIAPRLNAAGRMGSANDAFNLLIMNDPAKADGVVDRLMELNSIRRKTEWAIYKEAIEIIETNDLWKDPVIVVAKENWHVGVIGIVAAKLANRYEKPVAVVSLDEKIAKGSIRSYNGYDIMNIFNEDILKIFEEIGGHSSAVGFSLKRDQLESFREYIRNISLEGREEKVIVDAEVRMEDIDDRFIEDIKKLMPFGQGNPEPVLLFKDVLIEKIHFFGEDGSNVFLHLKNGEKNLEVVGYNFKNLSSSLSTLPVTPTRGDVVVNLRPMGNGISYYLVSLDVKPILSVKNREVSHILSRPKEEKTLIKVPYPSKTKLLLSIKEELQGKLAIVSLTNATTQNILGCLSRYYTSKNLGFVNSTFSKEEESDIVLFTLAGFLKKHRLDDFEVFVVNEFQDFLAHRDSELVKNFLDIVDKHPGKFIFVASIEHPELEEFLKKEKYDVVELRTDEPEKFLFSDQRNSFDLGSLVDAHSFAVVVSEKKLIPDLYRKIGKDAVVYYTSMDVEKKIKAISLMESGSARKAIITSNTDGLPTHIKGDIFFYDFPLSIYEIVDLLRRKSVVNLCYSSSDIEKRRYELNKLFPDREKLKEIAITAMNLKDKEKLEKILESEYDLSSATLRKIYLDLLEESGFNFDRWSFSEDERIPWRLLERELEIAQFERTVSVLSKDLKWIFNFFKDTVVK
- a CDS encoding RuvX/YqgF family protein; the protein is MDIQLFQGYGGKVIVAVDYGERKCGVAFGEILPQKSLVIPTKNLKEFIRKLKPDKIIFGLPLSMSGKYTQQTFKTIAVAFKFSKEYETYLCDERLTTKIGERISKKDDAVSAALIFQSFFENSSVCEKVTDPRKKVDLTLEKVTGEVLLYEFPDPSLNIEAREVDVVTKNPVLAYFYSKNGYFVERELREKKYDLIISGKNCEELNKYLKENGRLVCL
- a CDS encoding rod shape-determining protein, with the translated sequence MPRGDIGIDLGTASIIVYKRGEGIVLHEPSVVAISEKTGEIVAIGEEAKKMLGKTPEGLKAIRPMKDGVIADYRMIEAIIRNFLKKIIGRFSFVKPSLIIGVPTKITEVEKRAVFEAGLNAGARRVHIVSEPIAAAIGAGIDVMASEGNMVVDIGGGTTDIAVISLGGTVVGESVRMAGDAMDEAIVKFIRKKYGLIIGESTAEEIKKRIGKTHPAFENYEIEIKGRDVVTGLPRTDRVSSEDVREAIEPIIFALLTKLKNVLERTPPELSADIINNGIRLTGGGALLRGLDRTIYDEIHVKTIVADDPITCVARGTGILLEDEKLLKTVCETYSR